From one Candidatus Methylomirabilis sp. genomic stretch:
- a CDS encoding CoA transferase → GNAHPNIVPYQTFATADGHLNVAVANDGLWRTFCRVLGEPAWADDPAYATNGARTANRERLVPLLAARFATLPTATWLERLEEAGLPCGPVNTVAQALADPAVHHLKMVQEVEHPTLGSLRLLGIPFTLEGSPLTIRRPPPRLGEHTAEVLAEMLGLSSREVETLRREGVL, encoded by the coding sequence GGGGGAACGCGCACCCGAACATCGTCCCGTACCAGACCTTCGCGACGGCCGATGGGCACCTCAACGTCGCCGTGGCCAACGATGGGCTCTGGCGGACCTTCTGCCGGGTCCTGGGCGAGCCGGCCTGGGCGGACGACCCCGCGTACGCCACCAATGGCGCCCGGACGGCCAACCGGGAGCGCCTGGTGCCGCTCCTGGCGGCCCGCTTCGCCACCCTCCCCACCGCCACATGGCTGGAGCGCCTGGAGGAGGCGGGGCTCCCCTGCGGGCCCGTGAACACCGTCGCGCAAGCCTTGGCCGACCCGGCCGTCCACCACCTGAAGATGGTCCAGGAGGTGGAGCATCCCACCCTGGGGTCGCTCCGTCTCCTGGGGATCCCCTTCACTCTCGAAGGGTCCCCCCTCACGATCCGCCGCCCGCCCCCCCGGCTCGGGGAGCACACGGCCGAGGTTCTGGCGGAGATGCTCGGCCTTTCCTCCCGAGAGGTGGAGACGCTCCGCCGGGAGGGGGTGCTGTGA